The stretch of DNA CAAAAAAAATACTTATTGCACCTTTAAATTGGGGATTAGGGCATGCCACTAGATGCATACCAATTATAAATGCATTATTAGAAAATGGTTTTGAAACAATTATTGCTTCTGATGGTGTTGCAATGGAATTATTAAAAAAAGAATTTCCTAATCTTAGACATCATGTTTTGCCTTCATATGATATTAAATATGCAGAGAATGGTAAAAATTTTAAATGGAAGTTATTTTTACAAATTCCTAAAATGATTACTGCAGTAATTAATGAAAAGAAATCTGTTGAAAAGCTAGTGGACGAATTACAAATAGATGGTATTATTTCTGACAACAGATTAGGTGTTCATTACAAAAGAGTACCTTGTGTTTTTATGACACATCAATTAAATGTATTGACCGGAAACACTTCTTACTTAACAACAAAAATTCATCATTATTTCATTAATAAATTCAACGAATGTTGGATTCCTGATTATGCTACAAGTCCAAATTTATCGGGTGAATTGGGTCATTTAAAAAATCCTCTAAAACATTTACGATATTTGGGTCCGTTGAGTAGAATTCACAGAAAAGAATTACCTAAAAAATATGATTATTTTGTATTGCTTTCTGGTCCTGAACCTCAACGAACTTTACTTGAAGAGAAACTAAAAATTGAATTTCAACATGTAGACAAACCTACTTTATTTGTAAAAGGTATTGTTGAAAATGAGCAAAAAACAAATCAAGAAGGCAATGTAACTTTCTACAACTATATGAATAGCAAAGAGCTTGAAATTGCTTTTAACGAAAGTGATTTAATTATTTGTAGATCGGGCTATACTACTATAATGGATTTAGCTTTTCTAGGGAAAAAAGCCTTTTTTATACCAACACCAGGTCAATATGAACAAGAATATTTGGCCAAGAAATTAAAATCGGAAAATATTGTACCAAGCTGTAAACAAGAAAAATTTAAACTAGACAAACTAGATAAAGTAAGTATGTATAGAGGTTTACAAACTTTTAACAACGGAACTGCAGTGAGTTGGTCTGAGTTATTTCGCCTTTTCTAAAGTAAAAGAAAATTCAGAGCCTACGCCAAATTGGCTTTCGACATAAATTTTTTCTTCGTGACTTTCGATAATGTGCTTCACAATTGCTAATCCTAGTCCGGAACCGCCTTCGCTTCGAGCGCCACTTTTATCAACGCGATAAAATCTTTCAAATAAACGTGGAATATGACTATTTTCTATTCCTTCACCGTTATCAGTAACACGGATAA from Flavobacterium haoranii encodes:
- a CDS encoding glycosyltransferase — its product is MNKPKKILIAPLNWGLGHATRCIPIINALLENGFETIIASDGVAMELLKKEFPNLRHHVLPSYDIKYAENGKNFKWKLFLQIPKMITAVINEKKSVEKLVDELQIDGIISDNRLGVHYKRVPCVFMTHQLNVLTGNTSYLTTKIHHYFINKFNECWIPDYATSPNLSGELGHLKNPLKHLRYLGPLSRIHRKELPKKYDYFVLLSGPEPQRTLLEEKLKIEFQHVDKPTLFVKGIVENEQKTNQEGNVTFYNYMNSKELEIAFNESDLIICRSGYTTIMDLAFLGKKAFFIPTPGQYEQEYLAKKLKSENIVPSCKQEKFKLDKLDKVSMYRGLQTFNNGTAVSWSELFRLF